The Macaca fascicularis isolate 582-1 chromosome 14, T2T-MFA8v1.1 genome contains the following window.
CCGGCCTCCCCCGCGCGCTGGCGCGGGGCTTTCTGGGCCAGGGCGGGGCCGGCGAACTGCGGCCCGGAAAGGTTGAGGAAGGGCCCGTCCCGCCTTCCCCGCGCCGGGTTCCGGGGGCGCCATGGAGCCCCGGGCGGTTGCAGAAGCCGTGGAGACGGGGAAGGAGGATGTGATTATGGAAGCTCTGCGGTCGTACAACCAGGAGGTGAGCGGCCGCCTGAGGCCGGGGGGCGGGCACggagggggtggggcagggtcGTGCGCGGGTGGTCGGGACGGTGTGGGTGAGGCAGGGGTTGTGTCAGCAAGCAGAGGGGACGCGGCGGCGTGGGGGTGGCACGTCAGGGATGCAGTGTTGGGGGGAGAGTGTCTGGGGTGCACCCGTTGGGTGGCAGGTGTGTAGGGATGGGGGCGAGTGTAGACCCTGCCACCCCTTCTGAGCAGTGGCTGCTGCCTGAGTTAGAGGCCAATAGGCCGCCCCCCGTCAGCGGGCGCGGATACTGCCCCTCTGTGGACTTGAATTCACTCGTTCTCTCTGCAGCACTCCCAGAGCTTCACGTTTGATGATGCTCAACAGGAGGACCGGAAGGTGGGTGCTGGCCCGAGGGGTAAAGGGACAGGGACGGGTGGCCCCaggaagaggggcctggtggagCCGCTCGTCTCCCTGCCCACAGAGACTGGCGGAGCTGCTGGTCTCCGTCCTGGAACAGGGCTTGCCACCCTCCCACCGGGTCACCTGGCTGCAGAGTGTCCGAATCCTGTCCCGGGACCGCAACTGCTTGGACCCGTTTACCAGCCGCCAGAGCCTGCAGGCACTGGCCTGCTATGCTGACATCTCTGGCTCTGAGGGGTCCGTCCCAGACTCCCCCGACATGGATGTTGTACTGGAGTCCCTCAAGTGCCTGTGCAACCTCGTGCTCAGCAGCCCTGTGGCACAGATGCTGGCAGCAGAGGCCCGCCTAGTGGTGAAGCTCACAGAGCGTGTGGGGCTGTACCGGGAGAGGAGCTTCCCCCACGATGTCCAGTTCTTTGACTTGAGGCTCCTCTTCCTGCTAACGGCACTCCGCACCGATGTGCGCCAGCAGCTGTTTCAGGAGCTGAAAGGAGTGCATCTGCTGACTGACACACTGGAGCTGACGCTGGGGGTGACTCCTGAAGGGAACCCACCCAAGCTCCTTCCTTCCCAAGAGACTGAGCGGGCCATGGAGATCCTCAAAGTGCTCTTCAACATCACCCTCGACTCCATCAAGGGGGAGGTGGACGAGGTGAGCCCTGACCTCAACCCATGGATGGGTCTCAACTCAGCTCCAACATTTCCTGGACCTGCTTCCCACTGGGTACCTTCAGGTTTCTGGGTGTCAGACATGGAGAGAACAGGACCTCCCAGCGTGTTGGGACAAGGCCAAGGAGATGCCAGTTCTGGGCTGGGACCTTAGGGGAGGATTCTGAGGGAAGTAGAGGCCCCTTCTGGCTCTTGCTGCCTGGCAGGGGGCTGTGTGCTCTCCGGGGAGACTGTAAGAGATCCTCCACCATGAGGCTGTGAGTGGGGCTGAGACAAGAGTGTGACTTCATCCCAAGGGTGTGTGTTAACATTCCTAATCAGGGACGTGCTCTTAGAAGAATACTCATGGAGTTTTTAGGAAGACAGCGGTGGTCATCTTTTGCCCCCAGCACTAGCCAGAGTCACCTAGGAGACCCCAGGGGACCAAGTGTGCAGTACAGGAGGTGCACAGTCATTGCCACACAGTTCTGGAGTGCAACAGACAGTAGAGCCTCAGCAGGCAGCAGTGGGATGAGTGGGGCTCCTCACAGGAACCCTTCTTTCTTTGGTCAGGAAGACGCTGCTCTTTACCGACACCTGGGGACCCTTCTCCGGCACTGTGTGATGATTGCTACTGCTGGAGACCGCACAGAGGAGTTCCATGGGTGAGGATGGGGCTTTTTCTGGGAGGGAAGTGTGTCCACATGTTTAGATGGTCATCCTCAGCCCTGGCTGTGAACCAGAACCACCTGAGAGCCCAGGCCCCACCCTAGAGGGTCTGACTTTGTCTGGGTGAGTGAGACTGGACATCGGTGTGTTTCCAGAGAATACTGGGTGCTTCTAATATGTGGCCAGGACAACAGCCATGAATTTGGGGGCAGGAATGTGCCACCTGGGCCTTGGGTAGTGGCAACA
Protein-coding sequences here:
- the RIC8A gene encoding chaperone Ric-8A isoform X1; translation: MEPRAVAEAVETGKEDVIMEALRSYNQEHSQSFTFDDAQQEDRKRLAELLVSVLEQGLPPSHRVTWLQSVRILSRDRNCLDPFTSRQSLQALACYADISGSEGSVPDSPDMDVVLESLKCLCNLVLSSPVAQMLAAEARLVVKLTERVGLYRERSFPHDVQFFDLRLLFLLTALRTDVRQQLFQELKGVHLLTDTLELTLGVTPEGNPPKLLPSQETERAMEILKVLFNITLDSIKGEVDEEDAALYRHLGTLLRHCVMIATAGDRTEEFHGHAVNLLGNLPLKCLDVLLTLEPHEDSVEFMGVNMDVIRALLIFLEKRLHQTHRLKESVAPVLSVLTECARMHRPARKFLKAQGRPPPQVLPPLRDVRTRPEVGEMLRNKLVRLMTHLDTDVKRVAAEFLFVLCSESVPRFIKYTGYGNAAGLLAARGLMAGGRPEGQYSEDEDTDTDEYKEAKASINPVTGRVEEKPPNPMEGMTEEQKEHEAMKLVTMFDKLSRNRVIQPMGMSPRGHLTSLQDAMCETMEQQLSSDPDSDPD
- the RIC8A gene encoding chaperone Ric-8A isoform X2 — translated: MEPRAVAEAVETGKEDVIMEALRSYNQEHSQSFTFDDAQQEDRKRLAELLVSVLEQGLPPSHRVTWLQSVRILSRDRNCLDPFTSRQSLQALACYADISGSEGSVPDSPDMDVVLESLKCLCNLVLSSPVAQMLAAEARLVVKLTERVGLYRERSFPHDVQFFDLRLLFLLTALRTDVRQQLFQELKGVHLLTDTLELTLGVTPEGNPPKLLPSQETERAMEILKVLFNITLDSIKGEVDEEDAALYRHLGTLLRHCVMIATAGDRTEEFHGHAVNLLGNLPLKCLDVLLTLEPHEDSVEFMGVNMDVIRALLIFLEKRLHQTHRLKESVAPVLSVLTECARMHRPARKFLKAQVLPPLRDVRTRPEVGEMLRNKLVRLMTHLDTDVKRVAAEFLFVLCSESVPRFIKYTGYGNAAGLLAARGLMAGGRPEGQYSEDEDTDTDEYKEAKASINPVTGRVEEKPPNPMEGMTEEQKEHEAMKLVTMFDKLSRNRVIQPMGMSPRGHLTSLQDAMCETMEQQLSSDPDSDPD